AATCTCCTATGTGATCGTTGGAGTCACCAAGCATGAAAAAGCAATGGTGGGGAAAAAGTTAGTGATCTGGGAAGTAAAATGTTCAGTGACTGGAAGTGATTGAAGGCAGAACAGGTAACTACAAAAAGGGAGAGTAGTATTTGTAAACTCTGATGACACACACTTTAAGGGAATTATGGGTTTTTGagggaaaaagaatggaaataatctAGGAATGGCTATGAGGTACCCATACATCCTATCTCCAGGTCCTGTGCTTCATGGAGGTATGAGAAAAAAGTAGTCAAGGCTGGGAAGTCTACTTTGAGGAACCTAGTCCCAGTTAAGGAAATAGGATGACAGGAACTTTCTGAATAGAGACTGAAAATCCATGGTATTGTGCTCACAACTGACTTTCACTTGAGTTTAGAGAGCACAGTGGAAAGGCAGAGGCCAACAGGAGGGTGAGAGATCTGGTTTTAATATGGCATATATAGATCCATATGGGGATAAAAGCCCAGATGGTGATCAATAATTTGGGAGTCCTAGACATCTTTCATTGATtgacataaaaaagagaaatacttcaATCTCTAGAAGGGAAGCAAAATAATTTGCCACTTTAAATGAGCACTATCCaagaagagaacattttaaatacagataacccagaggagagagacatgtcttcagaaataaaaatgtctctctAATTAGAGGagaatttacatgtatttttcgAAGAAACGAGGTAAAGATGTctacaatgatttttttcagtgCCTGGTGGTGCTTTTGATGTATGTACTGACATTTTAGTCAcctattttcagaaataaattcagtaaaaatttagaaaaatttcttttgctgtactGTATTTCATCCAGTTTACACAGCATGTGACATAACATGACACaaatcttttccaaaatatttcactttattgtCCTTCCTCAAAAGCAGAATCAACCTAGAGGGCAAATTTGATAGAATATAAGTCTCAAAAGTGAAGCTTAAATTCATATAATCTGAATTCTCTAAGTGATATTTTGCTTTAATATCCAATTTTGCATTGAATCTCTGAAAGACACactaaagaaaatgataaaaatcaagaGCTAATAAGGACTGAAGAACCTATCTACCTAATCGAACTACCTGACTTTTTGTATGGAGCAAGGTAGCCTGGTTTTCCAAGGTGTGACAGATCAGATGAATGGGTTCTAAAGAAGCCAAGATCAATAACAACCTGTCCCACTGCGGGAAGAATGCCTGCCAAGTGCTCAGCTAATGTGCAATGAAAAGCAGAGAAAGTTCCAATTCATGTGTAGGTGTACAGAATAACTTCACATGATCTTCTGACAATAACAACCATTTAGTGGTTACTCTAAATGGTTACTCTAAAGTGGTGCCAGATACCTATGTCAGGTTCatcatttcttttgaatttctcaACTATTTTATAAGATAAggcattattatcattttaatagatgaagAATTTGAAGAGGAATAAGACTCAATACTAATCTGACTGCCACTATACCTTTAAGCAGGTCACAATATTTCCTTTATCCTTTTCTACTAGAGCAAATTAAATTACAATTTTCAAAGAAATCCCTGAAAGTCTACTAATTTCTTCCCCCTCTCCAACCCAATGCTAAGCTTTCAGTCTTAAAGATGATTCAGAAgtgtttttatttgtactttaaaTTATCTAATTCTCTCATTGAGCACTTGGTGGACTCAGAGCACTCAGTGGCGGAGGTGGAAAAGGAGGGTAACAGTTAAGAATGACTAACtagagtgttctttttttttttttaaatttttatttatttatgatagtcacagagagagagagaggcagagacacaggcggagggagaagcaggctccatgcaccgggagcctgatatgggattcgatcccgggtctccaggatcgcgccctgggccaaagacaggtgccaaaccgctgcaccacccagggatccctagagtgtTCTTTTCTAATGAAATCACAAAATACTTCATAATTTCACttgcttcatttttattgtctttttaaatactatggaaaattattttaaagaaaaagacataatcaTGAAGTTAAACAGCAATATACTTTAGAAAACTGGTATTTCGTTGGCGGTAGAGGCAGGTTTTGGAGTGGTATAGGTGGATGCTGTAATTTCAGAATTAGAGACATCAAATTCATCATAGTAATAAGATTCTGTAGTTTCATATATGTAGTTATTATCAGGGTTAGTGCTGCTGTAGGGAAGTTCTGTTGTTTCATATCCTGACTCAGTGGTCATCTTGAGTATGGTATGTATGGTAAAAGGAGTTGTTTGCATGGTGGCAGGAAGAGTAGTGGCAGTAACAAGGGGAGGTGAAATCTCGGTAGTTGGAGCATTAGACGTGGTTGCAGCAGTGAATGGAATGGTGACTGGAACTTGGGTTTTAGGACTGGAAACTGTGATATCAGAAGGAGTTGTACTTTTGAAGATGAGATCAGATGATATTTTGTTTGTGGTTGTAGCTGAGATTGTGTTGGAGCTGAGAGTGTAGTGGGGAGTTGTGGTGGCAATGGCAGCAAACGGAGTTGTGTTTAAGACTTGGGTTCTGGTGCTTACCACTTTGCTAGTTGGTTGCACCTGAGGTTTCAGGCTGGGAATGAAGGGAGATGGATATGGGTTGTCTGGAGAAAGAGGTACATGTGGATGATAGTGGTGTGATTCAGGTTTGTTTTGAATGTGTGGCCTAATACAAGGCTTAACTTGTCTGGGTACTTTAATTAGTGGATTTGGTATCTTTTGACCAAGTGGATGTGGGTGTTGTCTTCGATTAGATGACTGTGGACGTCTTCCTTGACTAGATGGTTGTAGACATTTTCTTGGATTGAGCGGCTGTATACGTTTTCTTCCACCAGGTGCTTCTAGATGAGTTTTGGTGTGGCTTGGTATATTTTGGACAAGTGCTTTTGAATTAGGCTTTCTTTGTCTGGTTCTTCTTTTAACAAATTCATTTGGATGTGGCTTGTTTAGGCTAGCTTTTTGTAGAGTGTGTGAATTAGGATTATGCTTCGTTAGTTGAGGTTTTTGCTGAAGAGCTGTATTTGAAAGAGATTTGAATGGCTTTATCACTTTTTTAATAGATGGATTTGGAGGATATTGGGATTTTTGAGGCTGTTTTTTAGAGTACCGTAATTGACCAGGATGTAATGAGTGGGGTCTATTGTGAATAGTTGACTTGAAATGAGGCCTTTTTTGAATAGAGTTATTTTGGTAAACTTGTGACTGCCTAGACCTACTTTGAGTTTTTGAACTGTTCTCAGTTGGACCTAGTTTTGGTTGGCTAGCTTTATTTGAATGAGTTTGTAGTTTTGCTAGTTTTTTTGGGATAGATGACTTAAAAGGAAGTTGCTTTTTAGGAGGAAGTAACTTTGAATTGGTTGATCTGCTTAGTGACTGGCTAGCTAAGTTTTGGTGATACTGAGACAAGATGGATCTTGGTGGATTTGAATTTGGAAGAGGCTTGGCTTTAGCAGATTGTGATCGAGCTAGATTTCGACCAGATGAATGCAACTGTCGTCTTTGATTGAATCCATTATTCCTTTCTTGACTCTGACTGGCCTGAAGAAAGACATAGGCAAAATCAATTCTACTTAATATCTCTATTGCAAAATATtaaattcaaagaattaataacatttttttcctaatagttaTGGTTCTGGCTCATAAAAAGACAAGGCATGCATTTAAACAAGTGAgaatctcctttatttttttatctatttgtgaGACAGACAAGATCTTGTTACTGGTACAAATGAAGATGAAACCTTTGGCCATTCATGCACATTATGTACTCAATGTTGTTTTTCCAGACAATCTTAAAAGATTCCCtcaatttgaattaatttctctctcttccgtAGAATTTGGTTTCTGTTTCTATAATAGTAATCAGGAtctcatgttaaaaaattaaatatttatctaaattatAAACTTCTAAAGATTCTACAATAAATTTAAACTTCCCGGAAGAaataatcatctttttatttctcatgtcATCTTAAGTCTATAATTTTTGATACATATCAGACTCTGAATAACTTAGTCTTGAATAAGCTATTCTTTCTTTACTGAAAAAGAAGTTTAATTTAGGATACATTAATCATATTGCTTAAAAGCAGTACAATATTCAATAAActcttatttattatatgtttcaGTTAAAGAAGTTGCTGTTGATATATTTGGACCTTGAAAACCGAactcatatatattattatagtcATCCACAATTCTCTAttacaaagcttttaaaaaatttcatacaATCTTAGTCCaacacatttgttaaataaaatataatatgagAAAAATTTTGATTGATCTGAGGATGAAGAGCAAGAATAGTAGATTTTTGTATTAAGGGATAGTGTTTACATCCCTTTGGATATTGGGTTGAGGATGAAAAGtaagaatagaaaatttttaatttttttttttatttatttatgatagtcacacagagagagagagagagagagagagagagagagagaggcagagacacaggcagagggagaagcaggctccatgcactggaagcccgacgtgggactcaatcctgggtctccagaatcgcaccctgggtcaaaggcaggcgccaaaccgctgtaccacccagggatcccaagaatagaaattttttaaattaaagattagTGTTTATATTCCTTTgcaaactcattaaaaaaatcacctcaGAGTGACACTAAGccaaatagaattaaattaagtttagaaaagaaagtcataagcacctttgactatttttaatatctttaaaatttttcattagttaagaaaaactaatgtaaaattttaatgtagtGTCATTCCTATCATGggtaattaagaaataaatatacttggaggataaatgaagagaaaggaggaaggaaaaggaaatttgggtGAGTTAATCTCATTTTACATGCTTTCTTTGAGTGATCTTTATCAatcatttgtcaaatatttaataaatatctattacaTATTTGCTAGTGCTAATGATGTATTattaatgaacaaaaataaataaattcctggCCTATTAGAGTTTATATTTTAGTGGTAGAGACAATaggataaacaaaataataataatattttttgtataatataaatataaatgataataattatcatttctaAGAAATGATAAATGCCATGGTGTAAAATAAAGATGGTAAGGGTGTCCTGAGATGGGGTAATTTCCAATTAAAATTGGGTAGCTGGAAAGGATACAAGTCCTTTGAGCAAAGACTTAAGGGTGGCAAGAGAGCAAGCTATGTAAATTCTTGGCAGAAAGTATTCCAGGGAaagggaatagcaagtgcaaaagTAAGAGATGAGGTTAGAGAGGTAATGGGAGATGGGGAAGCTATCATATAGACCTTTGGAGGACACTGTAAATACCTTGGTTTATTCTCAGAATGTGGTAGGGAAGTTTGATCAGACCAGTGACATAATGTAACTTGGCTATATTGACCAGAGACTGTGGAGCAAGGATGAAagcaaggacaccagtcagaaaATGCCTGAAATAGGCCAGGTGTGAGTTTATAGTGGTACAGATCAGGGTGGAGTAGTAGAGGTGGTGAGATGTTGATTCTGGATAACTCCCACaagattttctgaaaaagatgaagggcacaaaggaaaaaaagaggaatcaaagataattccattatttttgttttctttttaaaagattttatttatttaaataaataaaattaagacacagagaggcagagacataggcagaagaagaagcaggatccatgcaggatccaagcccgatgtggtactcgatcccaggactccaggatcactccctgagccaaaggcagatgctcaaccactgagccacccacccagccatcccaattCCATAAATTTTGACCTGTGCAACTGGAAGATGTAGTTGCCATAAATAAACATAGGAAAGATTATAGGAGGGTTTAGATAAAATGGGGAATAGTGAGCAGCTCAGTTTTGGATATAAGTTAAAGAAGCTTATTGGACATCCAAGTATAGGTGCTGAATAGGAGTTTAAATATATAACTTCTGAAATTCATGAAAGAGGTCTGGCTGGGAATTTAAATTTTGGTGTTATCAGCATGTAGATATTATTTAAGACAACGAAAATGGATTCAAATCACTTAGAGGATAATGTAGATAGAAAAGAGGAGAGGTCTAAGGACTGAACTTCAAGGCATTGTAACATTTAAAGGTCAGGCAGATAAGGAGGAACAGGCAAAGGAGAAGGAATGGCCATGAGTAGGAGTAAAACATGGATACTGGTTTTGTGGAAATGAAGAAAGGGATTCAACTAGGACAAAGTGATTAACTTTGCCAAATGGAACAGCTGGGGTGGTAGAGATAAAGACTGGTTGGAATGAGGGTAAGAGAAAGTTGGAGGAGAAAGAACACCTGGGTGCAGACAATTTTTCACAAGTGGGACAGAAGCTGGGAGAGACATGAGGGGAGTTGGTagaagttttctttgttttgttttctttgttaaagTAGAAGAACAAACTTTCATGTTGTTGAGAATAATCTAGTTAAGAGtgagaaaagggaggagagaaagggggtTTTAGGGGTGATGCCCTTCAGTAGACAAAAAGGCATGAGATCTGGTGCATAAGGGTAAGTTTGGCCTTAGCAAGAGTTTGGGCTGCTCAAAATATATAGGTATGGTTGAGAGTATATGGTATATCTACATATCTAATGGTGATAGGAACTTGTGAaggttcatttttaattgtttttattttcttggtgaaaCAGGAATTAACTCATCAGCTGAGAAAGAGGATGGAGGAAGAGGTGTTGGAAGTGTAGAGGAGAGGGAAAGGTGCTAGTTATCTAGAATAGTGAAAAAGTATATGGacagaagaaaaagcaaggagGGGTTAATACTGGTAGATCATGAACTCTAATTTGGCTATGGAGAAAAGTGAGGACAAAAGGAAAGTTAGACAACAAAATAGGCTTAGAGGATTTAGTGCACAAAACAGGAGAGGCCTGGAAAGAATGAAGTGTTGGTTGGGTGGATAATAAGATCTTTCTAGATTGTAGGATCAGCAATGGAGGGTAGATGTTTGGAAGGATTTTCTATGGGGATACTGAAATTACCAATAATTGAGACAGGAATAACATCAGAGAATGATAATGAGCCAAGTGCTAAAACCCTTGAGGAATGAGGATCAGCAACCTGGGTCAATTGATGACTAAGGCTGGACAGGCTCATGGGTCCTATAATAGGTGATGGGAAATTCAAAGCTAGTAATTTTCAAGAATGTGGGAGggaagagacacctgggtggctcagtggttgagcatctgtctttggatcaggtcagtcatgatcctggggccttgGGAATGGGTCCTGAGTCGGgatcccacagggagcttgcttctccctttgcttatgtctctgcttctctgtgtgactctcatgaataaatggataaaatcttcaaagaaaaagaatgtgggAGGGACGAACAGGCTGGAAGCAGTGATCAAAGGCAATGAGGTCAGCCATCACAACAGGTCTAGTGaagtgaggaagagggaagaaagcagTCCCTACTTGAGGAAGGTGCAGGGGAAACCAGGCTCTAAAGGAAGAGCCTGATTGCAGTTAGCATGAAGAAGGATTGGGAACATTTAGGGAAGACATTTGGGATGTAGGGTCTATCAGATTCATGGCTTCTACTATGATTTCTAGCCCATGTGCTACATACAGACTTTCAAACCTGAACCCCCTCAGCAGCTTTCTTCCTGAATTCTGAACTACTGTCAATGTGATGAAATGAGGAcaagtggaagaagaaaagaaaagaaaaacacttagatgctttttccttaaataattataCTAGAGCATATATATCTAAATGAAATTCTGCTTTAGTCACTTGATACTTTAGATTCTTGTTTCAACAGTGCTATTGTTCCAAAGTAATTTTTGTaaccccccattttttttttgctatttgtcTTCATAGTTGATTAATTAAGCCCAtgcaaaaatcagtattttttaatcacatattGATTATGCATCACTTTACCACAGTGTTTAGAATCAAAGACAAActatagtgaaaattttaaaaagataattgcaAGTCATTGTCCACTACTACAGTTGGATAAGGCTGAGGAATCACTGTGATGAACAGGACTTACCGAGAAGCAAATGCTCAGAACCCACAGAATTTGGAATATGATTTTCATGTTTAATTGCTATTCTctgaaaaagccaaaataattattctgttaGGCACACTGATTCAAGATTGGagcaaaatttttatttgctcaaCAGGTATAGCTTGGAAAAGTCAATATTTATGATAGGAATGAAACTTttgatgatgaagatgaagaatatttataataaatgcagagatcaactttttattttcttttttaaagactcatgAAATAAGACCTCAAATAATTCAAACATTGATATTTTTGGAAAGAGCATTTCTCCTCCTGCAATTAAAGCTTGTCTATAAACTAAAACTCCTTTTATCTTATGAGGATTCCTGACATTTCCAGGCAGATCATAGCTATATATTACACAAACAAGGAAATGCATCATAATTTTCCTATTTGggttgaaaatgaaaaatcataccTAAAGACTGATACTGGAGTCAGAATTTTATGCAATTCTTCCTATGTTCTCCCAGATTAGTTTAGATGTATCATGTACAATTTAGTCTAGCTAACTTTAGATAGAAGAAAGTAGAAATTGAAATGCTCACTcactattaaaatttatttatttatttatctatttatttaaaataattgctaaacccaatgtgggtctcaaactcacaacttggagatcaagagttgcaagctcttttgactgagccagccaggtgtccctgcttgagcctttttaaaagttaaacacaaTGAgggtggctggatggctcagtttagCGTTGGATttttgatctcagttcaggtttggatctcacagtcatgagttcaagccctgtggtggactccatgctggacatggaacctacttaaaagtTAAACACAAGGCACATAAGGttcttatatatttaagaaatcattaaaacaaaagtaagtTCCTCATAATGGGATATTATGTAAGAAGTACAGAGAGATGGAAGCTGTGAGAAGAGGATAGAGAAGTGTAGGGTAAAATagagcagggcagctgggtggctcagtagattaggCAGATTAATTAAGGACCTGCCCTTAATTAATTTGTCTTAAGtatgttttcagctcaggtcatgatcccagggtcctgggatccagccccacattgggctccctgctcagtggggagtctgctaatGCTTAtcactctgcctgcctctccccctgcttgtgctctctctctctctgtcaaataaataaataaaattttttaaaaaaggaaagaaagcacagcagcagaggaaggggaaaaaataaagagaactgaAAGAGAAAGCAGTGCATTCAGGAGGGTCCTTTGTTCCTATTGTATGTGTCTCTCTGAGCAATCTCATCCAAGTGGGGGCTTCAGCAGCTCTAGGCCATTGCCTCCCAAATCTCTATCTATGCAACACATCTCTCTCTGAGCTCCAAAACTGTATGTCCTACTTCCACTTGATTTTCCCTTCGCATTTCCAACAGGGACTATCTGCAAAACTAAACTAGTAACGTGTCTCTCTCACCCCGCCTCATGTCCTTCTATAGCCGTTTCTGAATAACATTACCATTCACATactaatataaaggaaaaatatgaaagtcaTTTTTGACTCTTAACTTAGCAAAACTCTTCTTCATTTCACATTCCCCTCACACATTTCAGCAGGATTCACCAGTCATAATAGTGACCAAATCTTTTCTATTCAGTTCATTAAGGTTTCCTGATCCTGTCTTTTTGCCTTATTCTATGTCCCCATCTGTagttcagtttttcaccatttctaaatgtattatataatactttccaaactgaaactcaACTCTactttccatccttccttcaaCTCCTTTCCCTTTGTAACCAGAATGTCCTTCCAAAAATATGAATGCCTTCATGTTGctcctttgtttattttccacAGCTTCAGGACTAAATCCAAACTCTTAAAGTGTGCAAGGTTTTCTGCATTCtgtctaatgtatttttttaagccagCTATGCCAGCATAAAGGACTGGCAGTTTTCTAAGTACACCGTGCTCTTGCTGTGTTTGTTGCTCTTACCTGGAACCTGCAATGGCTTCTCTGCCTCCTGTTGCTCCCATGAGTAGGTAATTTCTactcatcttttaaaactttgcCAGAGCTCCTAAGCCTTCCATTGCCCTCACATTATGCTCAATACAGTCCTATAAACTATACTGTATTATCTACTCTTTTTCCTACACCACCCCTACCTACATCCAGATTGTAAGTTTCTTCTTTAGATTGGAACTTAAAACCCCCAAATCTCTGTATTTTTAGTGCCTGGCAAAGTACCTCCCACACTAATAGATGTCTCTCCATGGAGCGTAGGTTGAGAGTGAGAAGGATTGGTAGGTTaggaagcaaatattttaaatgctcttatatttttaatttgagtaatGTGCACTACTCTTTGAGATAAGGCTCTACTATAGACTAAacattagtttttttgtttttatttttacactgTAAGAtagtcattatttcattttaaagctgagttttttaaaatgaagttttttttaaaaaaaattgaatcctaAAGATTTTGCACACAGAAATGACTGAGGTCCTATACATGACTTTCTAACTTCAGATATTTCAATTAGTTCAGTTAGTTAGcttgaaataacatttattttttgagagataaTGGCTACGTGAagattatatttacataaatgtttaattattgCAAGTGTTtggttaaataatttaattttttattttgtagggataataaatcatggaaataaaaaaatcacagtaaaaaaacATCTAAAGGAAGAAAGTGTTTTGTTCCTGTTCACTTCATGTTTGGCATAGATAAAAAATGCCACAGGATGTTTTGGAGGTCTTTCAGTATGACATTTATTTTGACAAACCTAACTTAGTTTGCTTTCTATTACCTGTTCTAGTGAGCACTACAGAACATTAAGCTATTCtaggaagaaaattttatttaagagaaaattgGATGGAAATTTATTACAAGTCTATTACATGGCAGGATTATGTGGTGCATGAAGAATCCAATAGTGAGCAAAGCAGAATTCTTACATATCTAAGAGAACAAATTAGGGAGCCAAGCAGCAAttaaataaagacacaaataaataccCAATTAGAAATGGTGATAAGTGCAGTAAAGAAGAAGTACAGGTGCTATGAGAAGACATGTAATGGGACAATTCTAATTGAAGGGGGTAAGGAATACAAAGGGAAGACATTTGTAGCGTGAGTAAAGTTAGCTAGATAATGAGTATGGGAAGATGGTTTGAAGCAGACAGACAGCTAAATTTCAAGAAGTCCAGTGTGGCAGGAGGATAGTGGTCAATAGGAGGACTGGTTGAGATAAAGCTAGAGAAATGCTAGCAGTGAGATATAATGCAGGACTTATTAAACCACAGTAAGGTCTTGGATTTGCATTTCATCTTTGTTTCAAGAGTTGTTCCAAAAGAACTGTTtgacaaaacaacaaaagctcTTTTCTCAGACACATTCAGTtgctgaaattttatatatattaaaaaaaaattatatatttaagtaatctctagacctagcatggtgcttgaactcatgaccctaagagcaagagtcacatgagccagccaggtgcccccaaaactttaaatcttaaaaaaaaaaaaatgtctcaccACCTCTTTTTCTTAGGGCACATTTCAGTTTTTGGATCATTTGCAATTACAATCTTCTGGCATTTCCTATATATACCTTTGATTAAGAATTCTATTATAAACTGAGGAATTTTAGGTACCTTCCAAATAGAATGGATATTTCCAAATATCCACATACTTACCCTGTTAGGAGCTCCTTCTTGCTATACAGCTACTGTATATGAGCGTCCTCTTGataactagaaattaaaaagaagattaaGAAGGAGAATTTGTAGGAAAATATGGGTGATTATACACAATCCCTTTGCTGGATTTCTCTTGGTGATACAAAAATTTTTGATGAACTTATTTCAAGTCTGGTGATCTTTTCTGAAACAATGGGTAGTTGTGAGTAGATATTGGCAGGCATCCTTTTAcgtgtatttttttcttaggcAAATAGAGATTCATATTTTTCCGGTGAACAGATTGTACATTCAGAGTTCATTATGAAAAGTCTCTTAACTCTCTTGACTCCCTGGGGTTTGTCTATCAGAGGACCTGTAGGTGATGGAAACttagtgtccttgctgtccttaaatattttatatagtctCCACCAT
The Vulpes vulpes isolate BD-2025 chromosome 2, VulVul3, whole genome shotgun sequence genome window above contains:
- the LOC140596086 gene encoding uncharacterized protein, whose product is MKIIFQILWVLSICFSASQSQERNNGFNQRRQLHSSGRNLARSQSAKAKPLPNSNPPRSILSQYHQNLASQSLSRSTNSKLLPPKKQLPFKSSIPKKLAKLQTHSNKASQPKLGPTENSSKTQSRSRQSQVYQNNSIQKRPHFKSTIHNRPHSLHPGQLRYSKKQPQKSQYPPNPSIKKVIKPFKSLSNTALQQKPQLTKHNPNSHTLQKASLNKPHPNEFVKRRTRQRKPNSKALVQNIPSHTKTHLEAPGGRKRIQPLNPRKCLQPSSQGRRPQSSNRRQHPHPLGQKIPNPLIKVPRQVKPCIRPHIQNKPESHHYHPHVPLSPDNPYPSPFIPSLKPQVQPTSKVVSTRTQVLNTTPFAAIATTTPHYTLSSNTISATTTNKISSDLIFKSTTPSDITVSSPKTQVPVTIPFTAATTSNAPTTEISPPLVTATTLPATMQTTPFTIHTILKMTTESGYETTELPYSSTNPDNNYIYETTESYYYDEFDVSNSEITASTYTTPKPASTANEIPVF